A single Chryseobacterium sp. DNA region contains:
- a CDS encoding TraR/DksA C4-type zinc finger protein — MSDERVRYSDADLQEFKAIIKEKIEKAEKDLQLIRESFINDQNNGTDDTSPTFKAFEEGAETLSKEQNSILAGRQEKFVRDLKNALIRIENKTYGVCRVTGKLIPKERLLAVPHATLSIEAKNMQK, encoded by the coding sequence ATGTCAGACGAAAGAGTTAGATACAGCGATGCTGATTTACAGGAATTTAAAGCGATCATTAAAGAAAAAATAGAGAAAGCTGAAAAAGATCTTCAGCTGATCAGAGAAAGTTTCATCAATGACCAGAATAATGGAACGGATGATACTTCACCTACATTCAAAGCTTTTGAAGAAGGCGCTGAGACGCTGAGCAAAGAACAGAACTCTATTTTAGCAGGAAGACAGGAAAAATTCGTGCGTGATCTTAAGAATGCATTAATCAGAATCGAAAATAAGACGTATGGTGTATGCAGGGTAACAGGGAAATTAATTCCTAAAGAAAGACTTCTCGCTGTTCCTCATGCCACGTTGAGCATCGAAGCGAAAAATATGCAGAAATAG
- a CDS encoding DUF6576 domain-containing protein, which yields MGELLILGIIIAVVLFFFNRKGIKNKFFPDQQKNYTIDDKFNSDKRDREKEIDQLLSKMGKNGINDLSAKDRKRLDELSKM from the coding sequence ATGGGCGAATTATTAATTTTAGGCATTATCATCGCAGTCGTTTTATTTTTTTTCAACAGGAAAGGGATCAAAAACAAGTTCTTTCCGGATCAACAGAAAAATTATACAATTGATGATAAGTTTAATTCTGATAAACGTGACCGGGAGAAAGAAATAGACCAACTTTTAAGTAAGATGGGCAAGAACGGAATCAATGACCTTTCTGCAAAAGACAGAAAACGGCTTGACGAACTGTCCAAAATGTAA
- a CDS encoding DUF2683 family protein yields MESIIVHPKNSMELSALKSVLKEMNIKFEKAHVKSSFNGQKVVKKASDNNNVKATKPSKPKGQ; encoded by the coding sequence ATGGAATCGATCATAGTACACCCTAAAAACTCTATGGAACTTAGTGCACTGAAAAGTGTTCTGAAAGAAATGAACATTAAATTTGAGAAGGCTCATGTTAAAAGTTCATTCAATGGACAGAAAGTGGTCAAAAAAGCGAGTGATAATAACAATGTAAAAGCTACAAAACCTTCAAAACCTAAAGGACAATAA
- a CDS encoding ElyC/SanA/YdcF family protein translates to MKRIIKNIFTCFLLLLVAGIIFITWANYSIKQESAAFITYRLTDVPETKTALLLGTGKTLSNGMPNAYFYNRIKAAADLYKSGKIQYIIVSGDNSTKDYNEPEDMQLALLQAGVPQDSIIMDHAGFRTLDSVVRAKDIFGQTKLVIISQKFHNERAVFLAKKNGIEAFGYNAADVNKYAGLKTNMREYLAKAKVYWDLLFGVEPKFGGEKIIIP, encoded by the coding sequence ATGAAAAGAATAATCAAAAATATTTTCACCTGTTTCCTGCTGCTGCTTGTAGCAGGAATTATTTTTATTACCTGGGCAAATTACAGCATCAAACAAGAAAGTGCAGCCTTTATAACCTACCGCCTCACAGACGTGCCGGAAACAAAAACGGCCTTACTCCTGGGAACCGGAAAGACATTAAGCAACGGAATGCCGAACGCCTATTTCTATAACAGGATCAAAGCAGCGGCCGATCTTTATAAAAGCGGAAAAATACAATATATCATCGTAAGCGGTGACAACAGCACGAAAGATTATAACGAACCCGAAGATATGCAGCTTGCATTACTGCAGGCGGGCGTTCCGCAGGATAGCATCATCATGGATCATGCCGGATTCAGGACCCTGGATTCTGTGGTAAGAGCAAAAGATATCTTCGGACAAACAAAACTGGTGATCATCTCCCAAAAATTCCACAATGAAAGAGCTGTTTTTCTGGCTAAGAAAAATGGGATCGAGGCATTCGGGTATAATGCAGCAGATGTCAACAAATATGCCGGTTTAAAAACGAATATGAGGGAATATCTTGCGAAAGCTAAAGTGTATTGGGATCTGCTTTTCGGAGTGGAACCGAAATTCGGTGGAGAAAAGATTATAATTCCATAA
- the trpS gene encoding tryptophan--tRNA ligase, with translation MSRILTGIQATGTPHLGNLLGAIIPAIELSKQEGNESFLFIANLHTLTQIKDAQTLRQNTYEIAAAWLACGLDTEKTFFYRQSDIPETCELSWHLSCFFPYQRLTLAHSFKDKADRLQDVNAGLFTYPILMAADILLYDAEIVPVGKDQLQHLEFARDVASRFNNQMGEILVLPQSELQEDTKYVPGTDGQKMSKSRGNIINIFLPEKELKKQVMSIETDSRSLEEPKDPETDKVFAIYQLIATPEQTEELRAKYLAGNFGYGHAKKELLDLILVRFAKERETFAYYMNNLDELEAKLQQGAEKTRPVAIETLQRVRTSLGF, from the coding sequence ATGTCAAGAATTCTTACCGGCATTCAAGCCACCGGAACCCCCCATCTTGGAAATTTACTTGGGGCGATTATTCCTGCTATCGAACTTTCTAAGCAGGAAGGAAATGAATCCTTTTTATTTATTGCGAATCTTCACACGCTTACCCAGATAAAAGATGCGCAGACTTTAAGACAAAACACCTACGAGATTGCTGCGGCTTGGCTTGCTTGTGGATTAGATACTGAAAAAACATTTTTTTACAGACAGAGTGATATCCCTGAAACCTGTGAACTATCTTGGCATTTATCATGTTTTTTCCCTTATCAAAGATTAACGTTAGCACATTCATTCAAGGATAAGGCAGACCGGCTTCAGGATGTGAACGCGGGGCTGTTTACCTACCCTATTTTGATGGCTGCAGATATTTTATTGTATGACGCAGAGATCGTTCCTGTAGGAAAAGATCAGCTTCAGCATTTGGAATTTGCAAGAGATGTAGCCTCAAGATTCAACAACCAGATGGGTGAAATCCTTGTACTGCCGCAATCTGAACTTCAGGAAGACACGAAATACGTTCCGGGAACAGATGGCCAGAAAATGTCAAAATCAAGAGGAAATATCATCAATATTTTCTTACCCGAAAAGGAATTGAAAAAACAGGTAATGAGTATTGAAACAGATTCCAGGTCTTTGGAAGAGCCTAAAGATCCGGAAACAGATAAAGTTTTTGCCATTTACCAACTGATTGCTACACCGGAACAGACAGAAGAGCTGAGAGCAAAATACCTTGCCGGAAACTTCGGGTACGGACATGCTAAAAAAGAGTTATTGGATCTGATCCTGGTACGCTTTGCCAAAGAAAGAGAAACGTTTGCTTATTATATGAACAATCTTGACGAATTGGAAGCCAAACTGCAGCAAGGTGCTGAAAAAACCAGACCGGTTGCTATAGAAACTCTTCAAAGAGTAAGAACAAGCTTAGGGTTTTAA
- a CDS encoding HAMP domain-containing sensor histidine kinase, which translates to MKVSLKYYTIQYLIMILLLIIAVWAGLFYAYILDEVHDNVDDGLRDRKIQIIKAVYLNPDLLKNNDFGFNEFKINAINAGEYKNKSRLYNKMYYMEYDDKDQPYRVLEADFIDQYKNHQRLVIRTSTVEEDELIYDLTTALIVLYILLVVSIVAVNGYLLNKAMRPFYMILDKLKRYQFGIPADQEHQDYAIKEFEELNREIDEMIERNELVFYQQKQFIENASHELQTPLAIVINKIDLLIQNENLDEKNLNFLTEVKNDLRRMVGLNKSLLMLSKIENSQFNKTSGVDFNKLVRRLVENYEDFIEFKKVTVDIIEKGVFEADFNQDLADILLSNLLKNAIKYNNEDGTLHIMIENNRITFQNSGSSVPLDKSRIFNRFYKQGSDHTSTGLGLSIIKTIIKQYPGWDISYLFEDQMHYFILVKNNR; encoded by the coding sequence ATGAAAGTTTCATTGAAATATTACACCATACAATACCTTATTATGATCCTTCTGCTGATTATCGCAGTATGGGCCGGGTTGTTTTATGCCTATATTCTGGATGAAGTGCATGATAATGTGGATGATGGATTGAGAGACCGGAAAATACAGATCATTAAAGCGGTCTACCTGAACCCCGATCTTCTCAAGAACAATGATTTTGGTTTTAATGAATTTAAAATCAATGCCATAAATGCAGGAGAATATAAGAACAAGAGCCGGCTCTATAATAAGATGTATTATATGGAGTATGATGACAAAGACCAGCCTTACCGGGTTCTTGAAGCCGATTTTATAGACCAGTACAAAAATCATCAGAGATTGGTCATAAGAACCTCTACGGTGGAAGAAGATGAGCTGATCTATGACCTTACCACTGCCTTAATTGTCCTTTATATTCTTTTAGTGGTCAGTATTGTCGCTGTAAACGGATACCTGCTTAATAAAGCCATGCGCCCGTTTTACATGATTCTGGATAAACTGAAAAGATATCAGTTTGGTATTCCCGCTGATCAGGAGCATCAGGATTATGCGATAAAGGAATTTGAAGAGCTGAATAGAGAAATTGATGAAATGATTGAGCGAAACGAACTTGTTTTCTACCAACAGAAACAGTTTATCGAAAATGCATCTCATGAACTTCAGACGCCGCTTGCTATCGTTATCAATAAAATAGATCTTCTTATTCAGAATGAGAATCTGGATGAAAAGAATCTGAATTTTCTTACCGAGGTTAAAAACGATCTGAGAAGGATGGTAGGATTGAATAAGTCACTCCTCATGCTTTCAAAAATAGAAAACAGCCAGTTCAATAAGACTTCTGGGGTTGATTTTAATAAGTTGGTTAGGCGATTGGTAGAAAACTATGAAGATTTCATTGAATTTAAAAAAGTGACGGTTGACATTATCGAAAAAGGAGTTTTTGAGGCTGATTTCAATCAGGATCTTGCCGATATTCTTTTATCTAACCTCCTTAAAAATGCAATTAAGTATAATAATGAGGATGGTACTTTACATATCATGATTGAAAATAACAGAATCACTTTCCAAAACAGCGGATCCTCTGTTCCGCTAGACAAATCAAGGATCTTTAACCGTTTTTATAAGCAAGGATCTGACCATACTTCCACCGGTCTGGGACTGTCTATCATTAAGACGATCATAAAACAATATCCGGGCTGGGACATCTCCTATCTGTTTGAAGATCAGATGCATTATTTTATTCTTGTAAAAAATAATAGGTAA
- a CDS encoding response regulator transcription factor yields MKILIVEDEPELKDTVQKFLEAEHFIVEHAHNYSSGLEKIISYEYDCILLDIMLPDGSGIDLLRELKKMHKKDPVIILSAKDSVDDKVTGLEIGADDYLAKPFHLAELMARIKSVIRRNNQDGENILTYKNISIDPENRKVMVGNKELLLNRKEYDLLYYFVIHPGKTLQKTTLAEAIWGDYIDQADSLDFIYSQIKNLRKKLKVLNAEADFQAVYGIGYKLI; encoded by the coding sequence ATGAAGATTTTAATTGTTGAAGATGAACCGGAACTGAAAGACACAGTTCAGAAATTTCTGGAAGCAGAACATTTTATTGTAGAGCATGCCCATAATTACAGCTCCGGGCTGGAAAAGATTATCTCCTATGAATACGACTGTATTTTACTTGATATTATGCTGCCTGATGGAAGTGGCATAGACCTGTTGAGAGAGCTGAAAAAAATGCACAAAAAGGACCCTGTGATCATTCTGTCTGCCAAAGATTCGGTGGATGATAAAGTGACAGGTCTTGAAATTGGGGCAGATGATTATCTTGCCAAGCCTTTTCATCTTGCAGAGCTTATGGCAAGGATTAAATCTGTGATCAGGAGAAATAACCAGGATGGAGAAAATATCCTTACGTACAAAAACATAAGCATTGATCCGGAAAACAGAAAAGTGATGGTAGGAAATAAAGAACTCCTGCTCAATCGTAAAGAATACGATCTCCTGTATTATTTTGTTATTCATCCCGGGAAAACGCTGCAAAAAACTACTTTGGCTGAGGCGATCTGGGGAGATTATATAGACCAGGCAGACAGTCTGGATTTTATTTACTCACAAATTAAAAATCTTCGTAAAAAACTGAAAGTACTTAATGCAGAGGCTGATTTCCAGGCTGTGTACGGGATAGGATATAAATTGATCTGA
- a CDS encoding PepSY-like domain-containing protein, translated as MRHYRLTVKFNSMVNWNLIRSNGRSVSSNKIRKNIVSFMTKHHPCSVVNLIEKKYNAYTIHLMNGLCLIFDADGRFVKTS; from the coding sequence ATTCGTCATTACAGATTAACAGTAAAATTTAATAGTATGGTCAACTGGAATTTAATAAGAAGTAACGGAAGATCAGTTTCTTCCAATAAGATTAGAAAGAATATTGTGTCTTTTATGACAAAGCACCATCCGTGCAGCGTGGTTAATTTGATTGAGAAAAAATATAATGCCTATACAATTCACCTGATGAATGGTCTCTGTCTTATTTTTGATGCAGACGGCCGTTTCGTAAAAACGAGTTAA
- a CDS encoding PepSY-like domain-containing protein gives MENVKKITRVFILIFILVGGFISAQDRAIHANQLPKTAKNFLAAHFKGIPVSSAIEDREIYGVDEYKVYLNNGMKMEFDSHGNWKEVDGKHQKLPYGFIPAPVRNYTARNFPNTYIVKMEKKRWSYKAELSNGLELEFDRNGNFKRIDD, from the coding sequence ATGGAAAATGTAAAGAAAATCACCCGAGTATTTATTTTAATTTTCATCCTGGTAGGAGGTTTTATCTCGGCACAGGATAGAGCGATCCATGCCAATCAATTGCCTAAGACCGCTAAAAACTTCCTTGCAGCCCATTTTAAAGGAATACCTGTAAGCTCAGCTATAGAAGACCGTGAAATCTATGGCGTGGATGAGTATAAGGTATATCTGAACAATGGAATGAAAATGGAATTTGATAGTCATGGAAACTGGAAAGAGGTAGACGGTAAACATCAGAAATTGCCCTATGGTTTTATTCCTGCACCGGTTAGAAATTACACTGCCAGAAATTTTCCAAATACTTATATCGTGAAGATGGAAAAAAAGAGATGGTCTTATAAAGCAGAGCTTTCCAACGGACTGGAGCTTGAATTTGACAGAAACGGAAACTTTAAAAGAATTGATGACTAA
- a CDS encoding YjjG family noncanonical pyrimidine nucleotidase has translation MKMQHVFFDLDNTLWDHRRNAYLTIKDLFEKQEITSKYHIDFEEFHAVYHDINEELWEKIRDGIIGKEYLREHRFYDSFKHFGVDNKELSLYFEEHFLDNIVAYNELVEGAEDILDYLKARNYTLHIISNGFQEVTERKCTLSGIAPYFETITSADAVGVRKPNPKIFEYSLGLSEALKEESILIGDDWIADAMGAIDFGMDAIFFDVYKEDKQVAGLKAITHLQQIKEYL, from the coding sequence ATGAAAATGCAGCACGTTTTTTTTGACCTGGACAATACGCTCTGGGATCACCGCAGAAATGCCTATCTGACGATCAAAGATCTTTTCGAAAAACAGGAGATTACCTCAAAGTACCATATTGACTTTGAAGAATTTCATGCCGTTTATCATGATATCAACGAAGAACTCTGGGAGAAGATAAGAGATGGAATTATAGGCAAAGAGTATCTGAGAGAACACCGGTTCTATGATTCCTTCAAACATTTTGGAGTAGACAATAAAGAACTCTCCCTTTATTTTGAAGAACATTTCCTGGATAATATTGTCGCCTATAATGAACTGGTAGAAGGGGCAGAAGATATTCTTGATTATTTGAAAGCCAGGAATTATACCCTGCATATTATTTCTAACGGATTTCAGGAAGTAACGGAAAGAAAATGTACTTTATCCGGAATTGCTCCTTATTTTGAAACCATTACCAGCGCAGATGCAGTGGGAGTAAGAAAACCCAATCCTAAGATTTTTGAATATTCTCTGGGACTTTCTGAGGCCCTAAAAGAGGAAAGCATCCTGATCGGTGACGACTGGATCGCGGATGCAATGGGAGCGATAGATTTCGGAATGGATGCTATTTTCTTTGATGTATATAAAGAAGATAAGCAGGTAGCCGGATTAAAGGCGATTACCCATCTTCAGCAGATTAAAGAATATTTATAG
- a CDS encoding sigma-70 family RNA polymerase sigma factor, with the protein MKSKSDSLLISLYQKGDEEALSTLIHRHQRELFTFIFYKINDEDLANDIFQDTFMKIIVMLKEGRYNEEGKFILWAKRISHNLIIDHFRSRAKNIKVSETTFKTDDYSIFDLIREPSENIEDQLVTNQIQEDLLRMLQFLPKNQQEVIKLRFFDGLSFKEIADHTDMSINTTLGRVRYALINLRKIMDENNIILTR; encoded by the coding sequence ATGAAATCAAAATCGGATAGTTTACTAATTTCGCTTTACCAGAAAGGTGATGAAGAAGCGTTATCAACCCTTATTCACCGCCATCAGAGAGAACTGTTTACATTCATTTTTTACAAAATTAATGATGAAGATTTAGCCAATGATATTTTTCAGGATACCTTTATGAAGATCATTGTGATGCTGAAAGAAGGACGCTATAACGAAGAAGGAAAATTCATTCTTTGGGCCAAAAGAATCTCTCATAATCTAATCATTGACCATTTCAGATCAAGAGCCAAAAATATCAAAGTTTCTGAAACTACCTTTAAGACGGATGATTATTCTATTTTTGATTTAATCAGGGAGCCTTCGGAAAACATTGAAGATCAGCTGGTAACGAATCAGATCCAGGAAGATCTTCTGCGAATGCTTCAGTTTCTTCCCAAAAATCAACAGGAGGTGATCAAGCTGAGATTTTTTGACGGGCTAAGTTTTAAAGAAATTGCTGATCATACGGATATGAGTATCAATACCACGTTAGGAAGGGTGCGGTATGCGCTGATAAACCTGAGAAAAATCATGGATGAGAATAATATAATATTAACCAGATAA
- the metK gene encoding methionine adenosyltransferase: MSYLFTSESVSEGHPDKIADQISDALIDHFLAYDKSSKVACETLVTTGQVVLAGEVKSDAYLDVQTIAREVINGIGYTKGEYMFNGDSCGVISAIHEQSPDINQGVDRAVTDESFEAKANAQGAGDQGMMFGYATNETANYMPLALDLAHTILKELSAIRRENTEIAYLRPDAKSQVTIEYSDDHKPIRIDSIVVSTQHDDFGTEEEMLNKIREDIKNILVPRVVAQQSEEIKALFNDQIKYHINPTGKFVIGGPHGDTGLTGRKIIVDTYGGKGAHGGGAFSGKDPSKVDRSAAYATRHIAKNLVAAGVADEVLVQVSYAIGVAEPCGLYINTYGTAKVDLHDGEIANKVSAIFDLRPYAIEQNLKLRNPIYQETASYGHMGKEHYVADKTFNKGHKNEITLEGLEFFTWEKLDKVEEIKAAFGV, encoded by the coding sequence ATGTCTTATTTATTTACGTCTGAGTCAGTTTCAGAAGGACATCCGGATAAAATTGCCGATCAGATCTCCGATGCATTAATCGACCATTTTCTAGCATATGATAAAAGTTCAAAAGTAGCATGTGAAACTCTTGTGACGACCGGACAGGTAGTATTGGCAGGAGAAGTAAAATCAGATGCTTATCTTGATGTACAAACCATTGCCAGAGAAGTGATCAACGGAATTGGATACACAAAAGGAGAGTATATGTTCAATGGTGATTCATGCGGAGTTATTTCTGCCATCCATGAACAGTCGCCTGATATCAACCAAGGGGTAGACAGAGCGGTAACGGATGAATCTTTCGAAGCAAAAGCAAATGCACAGGGAGCTGGCGACCAGGGAATGATGTTTGGATATGCTACCAATGAAACGGCTAACTATATGCCTCTTGCTTTAGATCTGGCCCATACAATCCTAAAGGAACTTTCTGCTATCAGAAGAGAAAACACGGAGATCGCTTATCTTCGTCCGGATGCAAAAAGCCAGGTAACAATTGAGTATTCTGATGATCATAAACCGATCAGAATTGATTCTATCGTAGTTTCTACGCAGCATGATGACTTCGGAACAGAGGAGGAAATGCTGAACAAGATCCGTGAGGATATCAAAAACATTTTGGTTCCTAGAGTTGTTGCACAACAGTCTGAAGAAATTAAAGCGTTATTCAATGATCAGATCAAATATCATATTAACCCGACCGGTAAATTCGTAATCGGAGGTCCTCACGGAGATACAGGTCTTACCGGCAGAAAAATCATCGTTGATACCTACGGAGGAAAAGGAGCTCACGGAGGAGGTGCTTTCTCAGGAAAAGATCCTTCAAAAGTAGACAGAAGTGCGGCGTATGCAACAAGACATATCGCTAAGAACCTGGTGGCTGCAGGAGTAGCTGATGAAGTATTGGTACAGGTTTCCTACGCTATTGGAGTCGCTGAGCCTTGTGGTTTATACATCAATACATATGGAACGGCAAAAGTTGATCTTCACGATGGTGAAATCGCTAATAAGGTTTCTGCTATTTTTGACTTAAGACCTTATGCTATCGAACAGAATCTAAAGTTAAGAAATCCAATTTATCAGGAAACAGCTTCTTACGGGCATATGGGTAAAGAGCATTATGTGGCTGATAAGACATTCAATAAAGGGCATAAGAATGAAATTACATTAGAAGGCCTTGAGTTCTTCACTTGGGAGAAATTAGACAAAGTTGAGGAAATTAAAGCCGCTTTTGGAGTTTAA
- a CDS encoding LysR substrate-binding domain-containing protein, giving the protein MNIQQLEYLIAVDKYKHFGKAAQACFITQPTLSAMIQKFEDELDVKVFDRTTHPIRTTDVGLQIIDQAKVIIESVNELKNKANLLNNILGGTINLGIIPTVSSFILPTEIFKFLEENPKIQMNVKEMTTDNIIKALKAGELDAGIISTPYDTADEFYQDFLFNEELMIYSSNTEANKKNSYIIPEELNVEKVWLLEEGNCLRNQFENICHLKENTLKPKNLDFLASNIQTLVHMVDKVGGISILPELALSQLSEEQKKNVFRFKKPFPYREISIIYYKPTFKQKIIDELSHSIKNSLELTLNYHESPKEFVSIKPQ; this is encoded by the coding sequence ATGAACATTCAGCAACTGGAGTATCTTATCGCTGTCGATAAGTATAAACATTTTGGTAAAGCAGCCCAGGCATGCTTCATAACCCAGCCTACCTTAAGTGCCATGATACAGAAATTTGAGGATGAACTGGATGTGAAGGTTTTTGACAGAACTACACACCCGATCCGTACTACCGATGTAGGGCTTCAAATCATTGATCAGGCGAAGGTGATTATAGAATCCGTCAATGAGCTGAAAAATAAAGCCAATCTTTTGAATAATATTTTAGGAGGAACCATCAATTTAGGAATCATTCCTACCGTTTCTTCTTTTATTCTGCCTACAGAGATCTTTAAATTCCTTGAAGAGAATCCAAAGATCCAGATGAATGTAAAAGAAATGACAACGGATAATATTATTAAAGCTTTAAAAGCCGGAGAACTGGATGCGGGGATTATTTCAACGCCTTATGACACGGCTGACGAGTTTTATCAGGATTTCTTATTCAATGAAGAACTGATGATTTACAGTTCCAATACTGAAGCCAATAAAAAGAATTCCTACATTATCCCTGAAGAACTGAATGTAGAAAAGGTATGGTTGCTTGAAGAAGGAAACTGCCTTAGAAACCAGTTTGAAAATATCTGCCACCTGAAAGAGAATACATTGAAACCAAAGAATTTGGATTTCCTTGCTTCGAATATTCAGACACTTGTACATATGGTAGATAAAGTGGGTGGAATCAGCATTCTTCCTGAACTTGCGTTAAGCCAGCTTTCAGAAGAACAGAAAAAGAATGTCTTCAGATTTAAGAAACCTTTTCCTTACAGAGAGATCAGTATTATTTACTACAAACCGACCTTTAAGCAGAAAATTATTGACGAATTATCGCACTCTATTAAAAATTCCCTGGAGCTTACATTGAATTATCATGAAAGCCCTAAAGAATTTGTAAGCATTAAGCCTCAGTAA
- a CDS encoding catalase, which yields MDSKKLTLSNGAPYYEHQDSQTVGPRGPVLLQDFILQENLAHFVRERIPERIVHAKGSGAYGTFTVTHDISQYTKAKLFSKVGNSCRMFARFSTVGGEKGSADTARDPRGFALKFYTEDGNWDLVGNNTPVFFIKDAKKFPDFIHTQKRVPKTNLKSATMMWDFWSLNPESLHQVLILMSDRGTPYGYRHMHGFGSHTFSMINDHNERVWVKFHFKTKQGIKNFTDEEAVKMAGENPDFAQEDLCNAIENGDFPKWTLYIQVMTEEQAKDFRWNPFDVTKVWFHDDFPLIEVGEMELNEVPVNYFAHVEQSTFSPSSLINGISFSPDKMLQGRLFSYPDAHRYRVGVNAHQLEVNRCPFAVNNYQRDGYMADSSQYQDKPNYHPNSFDDLMPDPSYKNYEYELDSAHVANYNRNENDSDHYTQPGLLYSKAMNAEQRNHLIQNIVGSMKGINGPKKDEIINRQLCHFFRANIELGMKVASQLNVNIDANMMNHSK from the coding sequence ATGGATTCTAAAAAATTAACCTTAAGTAACGGCGCACCTTATTATGAGCATCAGGATTCCCAAACGGTAGGACCAAGAGGCCCGGTATTGCTGCAGGATTTTATATTACAGGAAAATCTTGCACATTTCGTTAGGGAAAGAATTCCTGAAAGGATTGTACATGCCAAAGGAAGCGGTGCCTATGGAACCTTTACCGTAACTCATGACATCAGCCAGTATACCAAAGCAAAATTATTTTCAAAAGTAGGAAACTCCTGCAGAATGTTTGCCAGGTTTTCTACTGTAGGAGGAGAAAAAGGAAGTGCAGATACAGCAAGGGATCCCAGAGGCTTTGCTTTAAAGTTTTATACAGAGGACGGAAACTGGGATCTTGTAGGAAACAACACTCCGGTATTTTTTATTAAGGATGCCAAAAAATTCCCGGACTTTATCCATACCCAAAAAAGAGTTCCTAAAACCAACTTAAAAAGTGCTACCATGATGTGGGATTTCTGGAGTTTAAATCCGGAGTCTCTTCACCAAGTTCTTATTTTAATGTCAGACAGAGGAACACCTTACGGTTACAGACATATGCATGGCTTCGGATCTCATACGTTCTCTATGATCAATGATCACAATGAAAGAGTATGGGTAAAGTTCCATTTCAAAACAAAACAGGGCATAAAAAACTTCACCGATGAAGAAGCTGTAAAAATGGCTGGCGAAAATCCGGACTTTGCCCAGGAAGACCTTTGCAATGCTATCGAAAACGGAGATTTTCCAAAATGGACGCTGTACATTCAGGTGATGACAGAAGAACAGGCAAAAGATTTCAGATGGAATCCTTTTGATGTAACGAAAGTATGGTTCCATGATGATTTTCCTTTGATTGAAGTAGGAGAAATGGAGCTCAATGAAGTTCCTGTCAATTATTTTGCCCATGTGGAACAGTCCACCTTCTCTCCAAGCAGCCTGATCAACGGAATCAGCTTTTCACCGGATAAAATGCTTCAGGGAAGATTATTCTCTTACCCCGATGCCCACCGATACAGAGTGGGAGTAAACGCTCATCAGTTAGAGGTCAACCGATGCCCTTTTGCTGTTAATAACTATCAGAGAGACGGCTATATGGCAGATTCTAGCCAATATCAGGATAAACCTAATTATCATCCGAACAGTTTTGATGATCTCATGCCGGATCCATCTTATAAGAATTATGAGTATGAGCTGGACAGTGCCCATGTTGCCAACTACAACAGGAATGAAAACGACAGTGATCACTACACCCAGCCTGGACTGCTGTATTCAAAAGCCATGAATGCTGAACAAAGAAATCATCTGATTCAAAATATTGTGGGAAGTATGAAAGGGATAAACGGACCCAAAAAAGACGAGATTATCAACAGGCAATTATGCCATTTTTTCAGGGCTAACATTGAGCTTGGCATGAAAGTAGCTTCTCAATTAAACGTCAATATAGATGCAAATATGATGAATCATTCCAAATAA